The Argentina anserina chromosome 5, drPotAnse1.1, whole genome shotgun sequence genome includes the window TCACATTTCGCAGAAGGATCAGCAGACAATTTGATGAACTCTATGCAGTCAGAGATGGCGTCCGAATAAAACGAATTTGAGGAATTCCTGCTTCTGGTCATGTCACaatagctgttgttgtagttgCTGCTTCTAATTCCTACTCTGCCTTTCTTCAGTAATTTCATGACTCGATCAAAATAAGGGAACTTCCACTTAAGCTTAGAGAAGAAGCTGATGAAGTAGCTAAGGAATCTCACTCGATGCCATTGAACACACAATCGCCTTCTAACTGTCTTCAATTTGAAACCTCTTGCTCGATGATGCCACCTTTTTCTGGTTATCATGTCCGTGGCTCATATATGTTGTTCAACTGACTCCATCAGTGTTGAACTCAAGtctgatcatatatatgtctggatttgattatatataaaacTGCAATGTACCAAAGTAAAAAGTTGATAGATCCCAAGGATGATTCTTTCGCCCTTTGTGGAGAACAGTGGACCCTGTCAATAACATTGTGGAATATTGTCATAATAATTCATTGCCCAAAAGCTTCATGATCTGACTTGGGAGAATATAAGCaaacaaataatttttttttccttttttttttcaagtgaCCAGagtatttttattaaatttgaagTGACAGACAGACATAAAGAGATTCTGATTGTTGAGGATTAGTTGATGACCTATTTGATTCACCTACTTATATTTATATCTCGATCGTTTAGATTGTAAAAATATATgagtagatcatctctgtaaaTTTTTGTCCAAATTGAAAATCTTTAAGACATTCATTTACTCATTATGAacttgaacggttcatgtcTGACAATTTTGGTCCGTTCACTAATTTAATCTACTTTGATATTTTAACGATTATTAAATTAGTTGAAAATTTGTAGAGGTAATCTACTTATATAGACCTAAAATCTAAACGATTGAGATGAAAAAATGTGATTGAAAAATATGTCTAATTAACAATTAATTAGAAAGTCATCAATTAGTCATCAACAAGATATTCCTCATTGGACAAACTTTCGCTACACTGCAAATATGTCATTGCTAGTGGTTTTTGACAATTTAAAAGGTTCATTTCGGTTcgtggagaattataaagaaagaaagaagtgtAACTAATAAGTATAAAGAAAGAGACATGGCAccctttcagaaaaaaaaaaaagactacaTTTTTGACAATTGTGACTGATAGTGCTCTAGCCAGGCAAACCACATTAAAAACAACAGTAATAAAGAAAACCCAGTGGACTACAGTAATGTCTCCTTAAAATAAGGTCAAACAGATTCAGTGGCTTGAATGTTCTTAAAGGTTTTCATATCTGAAATAATCAAAGCACATTGTAAGCACTTTAGCGGTTGGTGAATTAGACCATCTGGCAAACACTCGACAGCACTCTGTTAAATCCAGCAATTGCTACCACAACAAAATAATTGACATCGCCTGGCCTGACCTTCTGGAGGCCAACCAGGTTCCTGCGGAATCTCGGGGTTGGTTTCCTATTCTCTGAAAATGAGAATGGTGATCATTGTTGAAAAACAGAATGCTCAAAGTCAGAATACTTAAAGCCTCAAACCAAACATGAACATGCATCACATATCGTTTCAGGTGCAAAACCAGGTTCCGTTTTAATCTTTCTAATTCGAAAAAGACACCACCGCTATCAGTAGTTGATGGAATGATAGGGATCAATGCACTCAACTAACAAGTCATGTTACTCTAGTAAAGCCAAATGAATCAGAAATAACGATGGAATATCACCCCACATGAAGCCTCACCGCCAAGGAAGTCAGATATGATAAAGAAAGAATATTTCAACAGTTCAAATCTGCCATATTTTTGCTGATGCAAAGAATACAGTACAAGACATTTCAATTCTTTCGCATCATGCAAGAAATGAATCTAATCACAGAAGCCACAGCATGGACTGAATAGCCATAACTTGCATTAAAGTTGGTACATTATCTTAAATTGATTTCTGATCAAGTTATTACATTAGCTGGGTTGATTTTAACTTACATGAGTTACATCCTAAATTTCTCCCAAAGGAAATGTTGTCATTCCTATCCCTCAAAACTAACAATAGACCCATGAGAGGAATTTTCCAACCTGATCCCATTTTAAAATGATCCCCGTTCAAAAGGAACGCGCACAAATAACCGGCCATGTAGACTAACTACAGCTGATGTTTGTATTGGATCAATCCTTCCAGGTAAGCTCACAACCTGAAATCATAAAACCGGCTGTAATTATCAGATTTTGTTCTTTGTAGTTTGACGAGCttataatgtatatatgctgaAGAGAATAAAATTTGATATTCTAAAAACTCGTGGTCTACAGAATGATTGGTCTAAAGAACACAAATGATTAAGAAAAAGTATCAAAAGTAGCTTGGTTGAACCCCTTAATTTCCCCAGTCTACTAGTTCTACTTACTCACCCTCACCTTCGTCTTTTTGTCCAATCTCGGGTCCGCTTTTCATTTATAGACCCCTTGTTCAGAAGGTGCATCAAACAGAGGCACCCCACTCTTGTTCAAAGGGGAAACAGTGCCTTGCACTGTATAACTGATTTTAggagaaaattaaagaaagcTGAAGGTATAAGATAGAAGTTCCATCGAGTTTTAAAgaggtgattttttttttatggggGAGAATAATGAACAAATTAAGGACTCCAAATTGACAACCCAATATCATACTTATGCTATTGGGGGGTTGACATTGAACTCCCCAACAGAAGACACCATTCCTTTTACCAGTGGGGCATGAGTGCTTCTCATCTCAATGCCAAACCCATGCTTCTTCACAAGCTACCTCTGGCTATGCACAAACGTAAAGCATTACCGATAAGTTTACCAGTCAATGTTGAAGAGATACCTTTTTGAATGGAGTTATGCCCCAAGGGTTATCAAGATGCTCTGGTTGACCAGTTATAACCAGACGTCCAGCAGCATCTGATTGTACTCGCACCTAAATATGAGTATCACAAGTTATAACATTCAATCAGATGATCTAAGAATCCACAATAAATCAAGCGACAACAAACTGTCCACATTGCCATTCATAAAATATGTAGACTCAGACGTGAAGGCACATATGAATTCCATAAATACTTGCAGATATTAGAGGTATACATCAAAACACATGTTGCACACGCATTTTTATATACAGAGATAAACTTTAGAGGCATGCAGACACAGACCCAAGGTCTACATAACTGCAGTTCTTTAAATATAGCAAGAAGGATCGAAAACGTATAATAGAACTCATTCACATAGCCACATCAATTGTGAGGTCGATTCAGTTAGAAGTCTAGTAATAGAACTTGATTATCACAACTACTGCCAAGATCGTCTTGCTTACCATTCATTATGTAGATTGTAGAGTAATATGAATTTTAACCCTGAACTGTAGGTATGTAAATTTTCCCTACACGTCTTTAAAATTTAGTTTACCCCCTattgcaaaaaagaaaagaaaaaaaaagagccaaCTTTCAAAAAAGTCAGGTGACCAGGTGAATCATCATTAACTTTTTGAAGGCAATTTTGAGCCATCCCCAAATTGCATTTAGATAAACTAGAAGTAGCTAAATATGATTCCCCATTAGCATCTCCATCGGTGTGAAATTACTCCATTAGATCTTTTCCATTTGGAGCCagaataaagatgatgataTATCTTTGGGTTAGCTAAATAGTTAAGTCCAGCGTACCAGCGTACGCTAAACAACTTGCACTCAAAAAATGAGTTGTGTGTGTCCGTGCAACATTTTTCAAAAAGATGGGActgtagaaacaaaaaaagtcCCATATGGGTACATTAGTATATTTTGATGTGCAAATTAGCCACTAAGAATGTGCAAAGACAATTTGGCAGAACAACTTCAGGGGACAACTTTCCAAATtacaaatttcaaaatcagcACAACATAGAGGTGAGTAGTAAggtaaaattaaaaacaattttacaAGAACTAACCTCCTCACGCAAAAGACCTGGTACCAAAGCATATAGCTCAAAGCAATCTTTCTGAGCATACAGGCAGTCAAAGTAATTAGGACCAACAAAAAGCACTCCGAAATTGCAAGAAATCTATTGTAGAAAGAATGAGAGCAAGAACAGGAAAATAAAATGCACTTACAGTTTCTCGCACAGTGATCTTCACCCAATCAGCTGGAGGTCCAAGATCGACAATATTTATGACTACCCTGTCAGATGCAAACAATGTACCATTGCCTTGATCAGAAAATGATGGAGAAAGAAACTGAATTCTCTATGTGCATACAGTCTTGTTGCTATTTTTTAGAACAAACCTGAACCTTCTTACTAGAGGATGTTTGACGCAATCAGGAATGTTGCAAATTACAACCTTCTAAATGTGAAGTATATTACTATTGCCGACCAATGAGGACACAAGGGACAAATATCAGTAAATGCCAATGGGCAAAATTCTTATTCCTTACAAAGTTTTACATGAGGTTTTTAGCAAAATGGAGATTTACCATCAAAACTGAGCGTGACTTTTTCCAAGGACATATATTCCAAATTCAAGAATAACACGAATTCCAAAAGAACACAACACTGCTGACATTATTACTTGTAAAAGTGTTTGATTAAgagataataataataataaagaaCTGACATAATAGATGACAAAGTAATCAGGGGTAATGAAATTGGAGTCGCAAGTAGCAATCTTAACTGCTTATCTGCCTCGATGATTGCAGTTTTCTCAGCATGATCCAGAATAGTTGGTGTTTTGTGTTTTAAAGAACCTGCCGAGAGAATATAGAGGGTAAATCTTGACACTTAACATAGATAGCTGGAGCAATCTGTAATAACAGGGGAACGTACCAATGCTTTTAAGATTCTTTTCACGCTTTGGCGTAGTACTTAAGTTCTTGTCCTatcaaagtaaatgaaaagaaaagattgaaCTGGCTGACTGAtgtacaaaattttcagacATACAAAGCTCAAAATATGTAGCAGGATAGTACGAAAAAGTTTCAACAGACCTTGACAATAGGCTCAGCAATCTCACCATATCCAACAAGACGCTGTGCATGCCAACCCTGCATTGCACGCGCTGCAGCATCTCTCCGTGCCCTACCTGATCCAGGTGCTTGATGACTACTTGCCTgaacataaataaattatcaGAGAGCTGGGTGAAGGAGTGCGGGCATATTCTGATGATTTATAAAGGCAACAATGAAAATGCTCTTTGTTGGTAAAATAAGCAACAACGATATAAACTTATTAGTAAAATGATCATTGACATATCTAAGCACTAGATTACAAATAAAGAGATTCAACCTCCTTCACAGCAGTTGTACTCTGAGTGAGTGATCCCATGGCTGCCTGAATATCCCCAGTTTGCCACTTATGCTTTTCATATTCCAAAAGTGCCTGCACAAGTTTATGTCATTAGGGAATAGAAGGCACatcagaaaattagaaaagtaaATATTACtacacagaaaaaaaaatttcctcAGAAGATAGATGCTTGCAACTCACATTTAGAGGGCTGATGATGCCTATGGGACAATTCTAAATCATATGAATATTGAATCCAGTTTTTCTCAAAGTTCTAACATAGTTGACATGAAGATCCAACTTAAGCAACTACTGTGCAAATTGACCACTTTTGAGTTTGCATTTCCCAAGAGGCTGAAGGAAAATAGAAGCAAAAGCCTGGTAAAagtttaggatttagggtGGTGAAAGTTAAGGATCATCTGCTGCTTCATTGCAATGACTTTTTTGAAGAAATTGTTTATGGATCCCAAAGTAAATGGGATGTTCCAGTTTCTTGTAATGCCTTATTCTAGTCTACTTTGAGAAGAGAATTGGAGCTGGAAAGATGTGTTGTGGGCAAACTTTTGCGGGGTGCTGACAGAAGAAGTGAAGAACCAAACTGGAGGATGAGGAATCTACGGTGAGGAGGTAGAACACT containing:
- the LOC126793194 gene encoding AT-rich interactive domain-containing protein 5, with the protein product MEGKEKPSKDLQNGSCAKEKPTRPPKTQAGADSNPAEDHMAVDELKVDGDAKDNDAQVTEVCVGRKSNGGSARVANKLKALEKQVSKSWLSDSESEDWEDGTPLQQAAFLRELETFHKERSLEFKPPKFYGEPLNCLKLWRAVIKLGGYDVVTTSKLWRQVGESFNPPKTCTTVSWTFRIFYEKALLEYEKHKWQTGDIQAAMGSLTQSTTAVKEASSHQAPGSGRARRDAAARAMQGWHAQRLVGYGEIAEPIVKDKNLSTTPKREKNLKSIGSLKHKTPTILDHAEKTAIIEADKQVVINIVDLGPPADWVKITVRETKDCFELYALVPGLLREEVRVQSDAAGRLVITGQPEHLDNPWGITPFKKVVSLPGRIDPIQTSAVVSLHGRLFVRVPFERGSF